A window of Rhododendron vialii isolate Sample 1 chromosome 13a, ASM3025357v1 contains these coding sequences:
- the LOC131313728 gene encoding uncharacterized protein LOC131313728: MKTYSLMFAYLNNETKERLIWALDTLKRWMVGKGAALPSVVVSDRDLALLGAIEICFSLAHHILCIWHINQCAMKKCSPMLGTRWDEFSEAWQLLIHSSTPMSLQQRWNAMCGNFEQYSNAIQYLWDIWLGPYKERFVAAYINQFIHLGSNSSQRAESAHARLKRYLGDTMSSLQTSFQKIEKMLTSQFGDIQGSFQKSLNIPRHIYLHEGIYSEIRGRISLQAMDLIHKQAQRTDNKAGLCFCKIKRTHGLPCFHDIAIYRSVDRPIPLSSIHRHWSTLSMHAQRHTNEGARSDRAAQLIERLNEMDSNSRESMMDRFLDMADPSRCTVRPPSYNTEHRGSTYKQR; encoded by the exons atgaaaacttactctcttatgtttgcatatttgaataatgagacaAAAGAGCGACTGATATGGGCATTGGATACTTTAAAGAGATGGATGGTTGGAAAAGGGGCAGCGTTGCCATCAGTGGTTGTTTCAGATAGGGATCTGGCACTTCTTGGCGCCATTGAAATATGTTTCTCCTTGGCACATCACAtcctttgtatttggcacataaaccAGTGTGCAATGAAGAAGTGCAGCCCTATGCTTGGTACGAGGTGGGACGAGTTTTCCGAGGCATGGCAGTTGCTTATTCATTCATCGACACCAATGTCTTTGCAACAAAGGTGGAATGCCATGTGCGGAAACTTTGAGCAATACTCTAATGCCATACAATACCTTTGGGATATATGGTTGGGTCCTTACAAAGAGCGATTTGTTGCAGCATATATAAACCAGTTTATTCACCTCGGGAGCAATTCAAGCCAAAG GGCAGAGTCTGCGCATGCGAGACTCAAACGATACTTGGGAGATACCATGTCCTCGCTTCAAAcatcttttcagaaaatagaaaagatgttgaCCAGTCAATTCGGGGATATTCAGGGGTCGTTCCAAAAATCTCTCAACATTCCACGACACATATATCTACATGAAGGCATTTATAGTGAAATCAGAGGTCGCATTTCATTACAGGCAATGGACTTGATCCATAAGCAGGCACAGCGCACTGATAACAAAGCCGGCCTTTGCTTTTGTAAAATCAAAAGGacacacggattgccatgcTTTCATGATATTGCAATTTACCGTTCTGTGGATAGACCAATTCCGCTAAGCTCTATCCACCGTCACTGGAGTACGTTGTCCATGCACGCCCAGAGGCATACTAACGAGGGAGCACGATCCGACAGGGCAGCTCAGCTTATTGAAAGATTAAATGAAATGGATTCCAACAGTCGAGAGTCTATGATGGACAGGTTTCTCGATATGGCGGATCCATCTCGTTGCACAGTTCGACCCCCATCATACAACACAGAACACAGGGGGTCGACCTACAAGCAGAGATGA